A section of the Deinococcus taeanensis genome encodes:
- a CDS encoding menaquinone biosynthetic enzyme MqnA/MqnD family protein, with protein sequence MTYRAGWIHFTNVAPILDSLVLPPGVTAITGVPTEMNAALLSGQVDIANISAVEFIRHADVLEALPDFSVAVLGPVYSVNLFHTRPLEQVRRVALTSQSAMSVALLEVLLRERGLTPTLERAEGEAQVLLSRPHEDGGFDGVLRIGDSALREWYGVVGPLTPQTTMTSLPHTARGITVTDLAEEWFRLTGHPFTFAVWAYRKAAPPPAALVQAMREARRDGLGHLAAVAARHAQKLGLPERVVQHYLWNFRYHLEAPDRLGLHEFAAKAVPGHAPLTFGPRPG encoded by the coding sequence ATGACGTACCGCGCCGGTTGGATTCACTTCACGAATGTCGCCCCGATTCTGGATTCCCTGGTGCTGCCGCCCGGCGTGACGGCCATCACGGGTGTGCCGACCGAGATGAACGCCGCGCTGCTGTCCGGGCAGGTGGACATCGCGAACATCAGCGCGGTGGAGTTCATCCGCCACGCGGACGTGCTCGAAGCCCTGCCGGATTTCAGTGTGGCGGTGCTGGGGCCCGTGTACTCCGTGAATCTGTTTCACACGCGTCCGCTGGAGCAGGTGAGGCGCGTGGCCCTGACCAGCCAGTCCGCGATGAGCGTGGCGCTGCTGGAGGTGCTGCTGCGCGAGCGGGGCCTGACCCCCACCCTGGAGCGGGCCGAGGGGGAAGCGCAGGTGCTGCTTTCCCGCCCGCACGAGGACGGCGGGTTCGACGGAGTGCTGCGCATCGGGGACAGCGCGCTGCGCGAGTGGTACGGCGTGGTTGGTCCCCTGACGCCGCAGACGACCATGACCAGCCTGCCGCACACGGCGCGCGGCATCACGGTCACGGACCTTGCCGAGGAGTGGTTCCGCCTGACTGGCCATCCCTTCACGTTTGCCGTGTGGGCCTACCGCAAGGCCGCGCCGCCGCCGGCGGCATTGGTGCAGGCCATGCGGGAAGCGCGCCGTGACGGGCTCGGGCACCTGGCAGCGGTCGCGGCGCGGCACGCGCAGAAGCTGGGCCTGCCGGAGCGGGTGGTGCAGCACTACCTGTGGAACTTCCGGTACCACCTTGAGGCACCGGACCGGCTGGGTCTGCACGAGTTCGCCGCAAAAGCCGTGCCTGGACATGCGCCCCTGACGTTTGGTCCCAGGCCCGGGTGA
- the mqnE gene encoding aminofutalosine synthase MqnE — protein MKWLSDPALAPIAQKVEAGQRLTFEEGMQLFRTRDLNGLMRLANLRKTALHGDKVYFVHSMRLEFTNICYVGCTFCAFAAHKTEARAWDYSPEEVVAQVGRRYLPGITELHMSSGHHPNHPWAYYPAMVRALREAYPDLQVKAFTAAEIEHLSRISKKPTLEVLQDLQAAGLSAMPGGGAEIFADRVRRQVAKNKVKAEKWLQIHSEAHSLGMRTNATMLYGHIETLEERLDHMHRLRVVQDDSLARFGGGFHAFIPLAFQPLGNTLAQNLGKTEYTTGLDDLRNLAVARIYLDNFPHIKGYWVMIGSELTQVSLDWGVSDIDGTIQEEHIAHAAGATSPMKLSEQGMIRMIQHAGRLPVLRDAYYHELATFPATPEAAD, from the coding sequence ATGAAATGGCTCTCGGACCCGGCGCTTGCGCCCATCGCCCAGAAGGTCGAGGCCGGGCAGCGCCTCACGTTCGAAGAAGGCATGCAGCTGTTCAGAACCCGCGACCTGAACGGCCTGATGCGCCTGGCGAACCTGCGCAAGACCGCGCTGCACGGCGACAAGGTGTACTTCGTGCACTCCATGCGCCTGGAGTTCACGAACATCTGCTACGTGGGCTGCACCTTCTGCGCTTTCGCCGCGCACAAGACCGAGGCGCGCGCCTGGGATTACAGCCCCGAGGAGGTGGTCGCGCAGGTGGGCCGCCGGTACCTGCCGGGCATCACCGAACTGCACATGAGCAGCGGCCACCACCCGAACCACCCGTGGGCGTACTACCCCGCCATGGTCCGCGCCCTGCGTGAAGCGTACCCGGACCTGCAGGTCAAGGCGTTCACCGCCGCGGAGATCGAGCACCTCAGCCGGATCAGCAAGAAACCCACCCTGGAGGTCCTGCAGGACCTGCAGGCCGCGGGCCTGAGCGCCATGCCGGGCGGCGGCGCGGAGATCTTCGCTGACCGCGTGCGCCGTCAGGTGGCGAAGAACAAGGTCAAGGCCGAGAAGTGGCTGCAGATTCACAGCGAGGCGCACTCGCTGGGCATGCGCACGAACGCCACCATGCTGTACGGGCACATCGAAACCCTGGAAGAACGCCTGGATCACATGCACCGCCTGCGTGTCGTGCAGGACGACTCACTGGCCCGTTTCGGCGGCGGCTTCCACGCGTTCATTCCGCTGGCGTTCCAGCCGCTGGGCAACACCCTCGCGCAGAACCTCGGAAAGACCGAGTACACGACCGGCCTGGACGACCTGCGCAACCTCGCCGTGGCCCGCATCTACCTTGATAACTTCCCGCACATCAAGGGGTACTGGGTGATGATCGGCTCGGAACTCACGCAGGTGAGCCTCGACTGGGGCGTGTCCGACATTGACGGCACCATCCAGGAGGAGCACATCGCGCACGCCGCCGGCGCGACCAGCCCCATGAAACTCAGCGAGCAGGGCATGATCCGCATGATCCAGCACGCCGGGCGGCTCCCGGTGCTGCGCGACGCGTACTACCACGAACTCGCCACCTTTCCCGCCACGCCCGAAGCGGCCGACTGA
- a CDS encoding nuclear transport factor 2 family protein, with amino-acid sequence MTDLDALLHVDDRWNAAYHRGDPDLLGGVLAPDWLGFFPDGTAVTRPQLLTHFPRDPSPTLLFERHAARVHGHTGVTRVSLYDGARRVQSVLRVYACRDGQWQAVSAQVVG; translated from the coding sequence GTGACGGACCTGGACGCCCTGCTGCATGTCGACGACCGATGGAACGCCGCGTACCACCGCGGCGACCCCGACCTGCTCGGCGGCGTCCTGGCCCCCGACTGGCTGGGGTTCTTCCCCGACGGCACCGCCGTGACCCGCCCGCAGCTGCTGACGCACTTCCCCCGCGACCCCAGCCCCACCCTGCTGTTCGAGCGGCACGCCGCGCGCGTGCATGGCCACACGGGCGTCACCCGCGTGAGCCTCTACGACGGTGCCCGGCGCGTGCAGTCCGTACTGCGCGTGTACGCCTGCCGGGACGGACAGTGGCAGGCGGTCAGCGCGCAGGTCGTCGGGTGA
- a CDS encoding ABC transporter ATP-binding protein: MTSSAPAEPPVPPPERSRSALGVLGTYLGPLKWQVTGLAALLLSGTGLNLLLPQLLRRFVDNAKLGAGADVGLLARLAGTYIALAVGVQLMTAGATYVGARVGWTATNRLRADLMAHLLSLDMREHKERTPGEMIERIDGDVTALSNFFSQFAVRVFGAALLLTGALIMFFREDWRIGLGVTVFTLITLGAMNRVRKLGVEPTRLEREASAKLFGFVEERLAGLDDIRSLGAGGHHLGRFLQVQRTFFTRSIASWRRRSVVWQLSMLLFAIGYVGVLSAAVGLYAAGAVTLGTAFLMYQYMTLVEEPIDQLTQQLQDLQKAGASLGRVSELLALRSAVLDGRTPLPAGPLALAFQNVSFTYVPEVEQARGVLRGVSFDLPAGQTVGLLGRTGSGKTTLTRLISRLYDATGGAITLGGVNVQDAPLHVLRQRVAVVTQDVQLFQASVRDNLSFFDPRVTDAQVEAALREVGLGPWLERLPEGVRTPLPTGSLSAGEAQLLAFARVMLRDPSLIILDEPSSRLDPATEALLTAAMTRLLSGRTAIIIAHRLDTVARADRILVLGDGEVLENGRREDLARDPRSHYAALLRAGQLTESEGVLA; the protein is encoded by the coding sequence ATGACGTCCTCCGCTCCTGCCGAGCCGCCCGTCCCGCCGCCTGAACGGTCCCGCAGCGCGCTGGGCGTGCTGGGCACGTACCTGGGGCCGCTGAAATGGCAGGTAACGGGTCTCGCGGCGCTGCTGCTGTCCGGCACGGGACTGAACCTGCTGCTGCCGCAGCTGCTGCGCCGGTTCGTGGACAACGCCAAGCTGGGTGCCGGGGCGGACGTGGGTCTGCTGGCCCGTCTGGCCGGCACGTACATCGCGCTGGCCGTGGGCGTACAGCTGATGACGGCCGGAGCGACGTACGTGGGCGCCCGGGTCGGCTGGACGGCCACGAACCGCCTGCGCGCCGACCTGATGGCGCACCTGCTGTCCCTGGATATGCGCGAGCACAAGGAGCGCACGCCCGGCGAGATGATTGAGCGCATTGACGGCGACGTGACGGCCCTGAGCAATTTCTTCTCGCAGTTCGCGGTGCGGGTCTTTGGGGCCGCGCTGCTGCTGACCGGCGCGCTGATCATGTTCTTCCGGGAGGATTGGCGCATCGGGCTGGGCGTCACGGTGTTCACGCTGATCACGCTGGGGGCCATGAACCGCGTGCGCAAACTGGGCGTGGAGCCCACCCGCCTGGAACGTGAGGCGAGTGCAAAACTGTTTGGCTTCGTCGAGGAGCGTCTCGCGGGTCTGGATGACATTCGCAGCCTGGGCGCGGGCGGACACCACCTGGGGCGCTTCCTGCAGGTGCAGCGCACGTTCTTCACGCGTTCCATCGCGTCGTGGCGGCGCCGGAGCGTGGTGTGGCAGCTGAGCATGCTGCTGTTCGCCATCGGGTACGTGGGCGTGCTGAGCGCCGCGGTGGGTCTGTACGCGGCCGGTGCGGTCACGCTGGGCACCGCGTTTCTGATGTACCAGTACATGACGCTGGTGGAAGAACCCATTGATCAGCTCACGCAGCAGCTGCAGGACCTGCAGAAGGCCGGCGCGAGCCTGGGCCGCGTGTCGGAACTGCTGGCGCTGCGCAGCGCCGTGCTGGACGGCCGCACGCCTCTCCCGGCAGGCCCGCTGGCGCTGGCCTTCCAGAACGTGAGTTTTACGTACGTGCCCGAGGTCGAGCAGGCGCGCGGCGTGCTGCGTGGCGTGAGCTTCGACCTGCCGGCCGGGCAGACCGTGGGCCTGCTGGGCCGCACCGGCAGCGGCAAGACCACCCTGACGCGCCTGATCTCCCGGCTGTACGACGCGACGGGCGGCGCCATCACGCTGGGGGGCGTGAACGTGCAGGACGCACCGCTGCACGTCCTGCGCCAGCGGGTGGCGGTCGTGACGCAGGACGTCCAGCTGTTCCAGGCGAGCGTGCGCGACAACCTGAGCTTCTTCGATCCGCGCGTCACGGACGCGCAGGTGGAAGCCGCGCTGCGCGAGGTGGGGCTGGGCCCCTGGCTTGAACGGCTGCCTGAGGGGGTCCGCACGCCGCTGCCCACCGGGAGCCTGTCGGCCGGGGAGGCGCAGCTGCTGGCGTTCGCACGCGTGATGCTGCGCGACCCCAGCCTGATCATCCTGGACGAGCCGAGCAGCCGCCTGGACCCCGCCACGGAGGCCCTGCTGACTGCCGCCATGACCCGGCTGCTCTCCGGGCGCACGGCGATCATCATCGCGCACCGTCTGGACACCGTGGCGCGCGCCGACCGCATTCTGGTCCTCGGCGACGGCGAGGTGCTCGAGAACGGGCGCCGTGAAGACCTCGCGCGCGATCCGCGCAGTCACTACGCGGCGCTGCTGCGCGCCGGGCAGCTCACTGAAAGTGAAGGAGTGCTTGCATGA
- a CDS encoding DUF3006 domain-containing protein yields the protein MSEEQLRAGTEPRPAAEHWTVDALEDTPHGPVARLERPDGRTLTRPLRDLPAGTREGDLLAVDDGPDGLTLRSLPRESAERRAQAQAQLDALNAHGRERLLTQPEGEIDL from the coding sequence ATGAGCGAAGAGCAGCTTCGTGCTGGAACAGAACCCCGCCCGGCTGCGGAACACTGGACGGTGGACGCCCTGGAGGACACCCCACACGGCCCCGTCGCCCGGCTGGAACGCCCGGACGGCCGCACCCTCACCCGTCCCCTGCGCGACCTGCCCGCAGGCACCCGCGAAGGCGACCTGCTCGCCGTGGACGACGGCCCCGACGGCTTGACCCTGCGCTCCCTTCCCCGCGAGAGCGCCGAACGCCGTGCCCAGGCGCAGGCGCAACTCGACGCCCTCAACGCCCACGGCCGGGAGCGGCTGCTCACCCAGCCTGAGGGGGAGATCGACCTATGA
- a CDS encoding PfkB family carbohydrate kinase, with amino-acid sequence MALTDTEAALLALIREAPLSTPEELARRLGSTRAAVNVHVSNLVKKGALLGRGYVLPPERGPGRIVVVGGANVDVKARTLAPAVPGTSNPGLNTQAPGGVARNVAENLARLGVPTALISAVGRDTLGDWLLRETEAAGVDIRAVLRTPDVATGTYTAVLDDRGELLVAVAAMSATDALTPAALQERRGALRGAAWVVADGNLPEATLSHLLTLAAEANAPVVFEPVSVPKAARLRAALNAGLAPHTVTPNVPELSALLGRDVPDTPHALRAAAAELHAQGVQLVWVRRGTRGSLLSTPGGTHDLDALHARVRDVTGAGDAMLAAFLAALGAGLSPVDAARHGHAAAALTVESDHAVSPTLTPAAIQARLTPQP; translated from the coding sequence ATGGCCCTGACCGACACCGAAGCCGCCCTCCTCGCCCTGATCCGCGAGGCGCCCCTGTCCACCCCGGAGGAACTGGCGCGGCGACTCGGCTCCACCCGCGCGGCCGTGAACGTCCACGTCAGCAACCTCGTGAAGAAAGGCGCCCTGCTGGGCCGCGGCTACGTCCTGCCGCCCGAACGGGGCCCCGGACGGATCGTGGTGGTGGGCGGCGCGAACGTGGACGTCAAGGCCCGCACCCTGGCGCCCGCCGTACCCGGCACCAGCAACCCCGGCCTGAACACCCAGGCGCCGGGCGGCGTGGCCCGCAACGTCGCGGAGAATCTCGCCCGGCTCGGCGTGCCCACCGCCCTGATCAGCGCCGTGGGCCGCGACACGCTGGGCGACTGGCTCCTGCGGGAAACCGAAGCGGCCGGCGTGGACATCCGCGCGGTCCTGCGCACCCCGGACGTCGCGACCGGCACGTACACCGCCGTCCTGGACGACCGGGGCGAACTGCTGGTCGCAGTGGCCGCCATGAGTGCCACAGACGCCCTCACCCCGGCCGCGCTGCAGGAACGGCGCGGCGCACTCCGGGGAGCCGCGTGGGTCGTCGCCGACGGCAACCTGCCCGAGGCGACCCTCTCGCACCTCCTGACCCTGGCGGCCGAGGCGAACGCCCCCGTGGTGTTCGAGCCGGTCAGCGTGCCGAAGGCGGCGCGCCTGCGGGCCGCGCTGAACGCCGGACTCGCCCCGCACACCGTCACACCGAACGTGCCGGAACTCTCAGCCTTACTGGGCCGGGACGTGCCCGATACGCCCCACGCCCTGCGCGCCGCGGCAGCCGAGCTGCACGCCCAGGGCGTCCAGCTGGTGTGGGTGCGGCGCGGCACGCGTGGCAGCCTGCTCTCCACGCCCGGGGGCACGCACGACCTCGACGCCCTGCACGCCCGCGTGCGGGACGTCACCGGTGCCGGTGACGCGATGCTGGCGGCGTTCCTCGCCGCCCTCGGGGCGGGCCTGTCACCCGTCGACGCCGCCCGGCACGGACACGCGGCAGCGGCCCTCACGGTCGAAAGCGACCACGCCGTCTCCCCCACCCTCACCCCGGCGGCCATTCAGGCCCGACTGACCCCCCAGCCCTGA
- a CDS encoding ComEC/Rec2 family competence protein, translated as MSGPKRKATPKPAAKKAPARKTPPNAGAKASRGSAESGPRVKSAARPGPKRPAPRRGPTPSDLLGVLVLIGTASLAACGWMRQGGSDSGSATSTKPAAPGGEVVIRFLDVGQGDSVLIQSPEGKTALIDGGRSTERMRDHIAELGLEKLDLMIASHADADHIAGLVPAAALKPRVFVNNGLGGTTQTWERLVKALQDVDATFTKASNQTVNLGSVKLRLIAPPPGMGDDQNENSVGVALQFGEFRALMTGDSETPETEGWLAQDRDDLRGPFQVYKSIHHGAANGDSAAWLANVRPQNVVISVGTPNSYGHPTSKALNLYKQAAARVYRTDRQGTITFRGQADGTYTADTER; from the coding sequence ATGAGCGGCCCGAAACGCAAAGCCACTCCCAAGCCCGCCGCAAAGAAAGCACCGGCCCGGAAAACCCCCCCGAACGCCGGCGCGAAGGCCAGCCGCGGCAGCGCCGAGTCCGGGCCCCGCGTGAAAAGTGCGGCTCGGCCCGGACCGAAACGGCCCGCGCCGCGGCGCGGGCCCACCCCCTCGGACCTGCTGGGCGTGCTGGTCCTGATCGGAACGGCCAGTCTCGCCGCGTGCGGCTGGATGCGGCAGGGGGGCAGCGACAGCGGCAGCGCGACCAGCACGAAACCCGCCGCGCCCGGGGGGGAGGTCGTGATCCGCTTCCTGGACGTCGGGCAGGGCGACTCGGTCCTGATCCAGAGCCCCGAAGGAAAAACGGCCCTGATCGACGGGGGCCGCAGCACGGAACGCATGCGCGACCATATTGCCGAGCTGGGCCTCGAGAAGCTCGACCTGATGATCGCCTCGCACGCCGACGCCGACCACATCGCCGGTCTCGTGCCCGCCGCCGCCCTGAAACCCCGGGTGTTCGTGAACAACGGCCTGGGCGGCACCACGCAAACCTGGGAGCGCCTGGTCAAGGCCCTGCAGGATGTGGACGCCACCTTCACCAAGGCCAGCAACCAGACCGTGAACCTGGGCAGCGTGAAACTGCGCCTGATTGCCCCCCCGCCCGGCATGGGTGACGATCAGAACGAGAACAGCGTGGGGGTGGCCCTGCAGTTCGGGGAGTTCCGCGCGCTGATGACCGGCGACAGCGAAACCCCGGAAACCGAAGGGTGGCTCGCGCAGGACCGGGACGACCTGCGCGGCCCGTTCCAGGTGTACAAAAGCATTCACCATGGCGCCGCCAATGGGGACAGCGCCGCGTGGCTCGCGAACGTCCGCCCGCAGAACGTGGTGATCAGCGTCGGCACCCCCAATTCCTACGGGCACCCGACAAGCAAGGCGCTGAACCTGTACAAGCAGGCCGCGGCGCGTGTCTACCGCACTGACCGCCAGGGGACCATTACTTTCCGCGGCCAGGCCGACGGCACGTACACCGCCGACACGGAACGCTGA
- a CDS encoding ATP-binding cassette domain-containing protein — MTTSPLPQTPVKERTFALSRELFRYRPGLFAFNLLMWSMVHASPALLTLAISGVFRALEQADTFRTGGAPVNPALAAAWVSVAWFAFVRLSRFGIFYGAFRAWIELWYTLDALVRRNLLGYLLTARRSRRLPDTPAEAVSRFRDDVEDVAGYTEVWVDGAGFVLYSLVAITLMARVDPLITALVCAPLLLMVVFVQRLSPTIRTYRRRMREATARVTDFIGETFGAVSAVKLAAQEPSMVAHLRALGETRRHAALRDVLLTELIRGVNTNMVNLAVGLVLLLGASKVRGGTLDVGDFVLFIGLLPRLTGSMGFFGDAIARHRRTGVSYDRMTRLLQDAPDTTIVAHHDVHLQADPPPAPAAPAAVPLQELRVEGLTALHPGGLGVHDASFHVRRGEFVVITGRIGSGKSTLLRAVLGLIPSQSGCVCWNGERLEDPATFLVPPRTAYTAQLPNLFSDTLRENITSGQTEAHLNRAVQLAVLEPDLQALPGGLDTPVGARGVKLSGGQIQRAAVARMLARPADLLVFDDVSSALDARTEAQLWRGLAQTDATCLVVSHRRAALLRADRIVLMQAGRIVDGGTLPELLERHEEMRALWAEEDAGALA; from the coding sequence ATGACCACCTCTCCCCTCCCCCAGACCCCCGTGAAGGAACGCACCTTCGCGCTTTCCCGGGAGCTGTTCCGGTACAGGCCCGGCCTGTTCGCGTTCAACCTGCTGATGTGGAGCATGGTGCACGCCAGTCCGGCCCTGCTGACCCTGGCGATCAGCGGCGTCTTCCGGGCGCTGGAACAGGCCGATACTTTCAGAACCGGCGGGGCGCCCGTAAACCCAGCCCTGGCCGCAGCGTGGGTGTCCGTGGCGTGGTTCGCGTTCGTGCGCCTGAGCCGCTTCGGGATCTTCTACGGCGCGTTCCGCGCCTGGATTGAACTGTGGTACACCCTGGACGCCCTGGTGCGCCGCAACCTGCTGGGCTACCTGCTCACCGCGCGGCGGTCCCGCCGCCTGCCCGACACGCCCGCCGAAGCGGTCAGCCGCTTCCGGGACGATGTGGAGGACGTCGCCGGCTACACCGAGGTGTGGGTGGACGGCGCAGGCTTCGTGCTGTACTCCCTGGTGGCGATCACCCTGATGGCCCGCGTGGACCCGCTGATCACGGCGCTGGTGTGCGCGCCGCTGCTGCTGATGGTGGTGTTCGTGCAGCGCCTGTCCCCCACCATCCGCACCTACCGCCGCCGCATGCGGGAGGCCACGGCGCGCGTCACGGACTTTATCGGCGAGACCTTCGGGGCGGTCAGCGCCGTGAAACTGGCCGCGCAGGAACCCAGCATGGTCGCGCACCTGCGGGCCCTGGGCGAAACGCGCCGGCACGCGGCGCTGCGTGACGTGCTGCTCACGGAACTGATTCGCGGGGTGAACACCAACATGGTGAACCTCGCCGTGGGTCTGGTGCTGCTGCTGGGCGCCAGCAAGGTCCGGGGCGGCACCCTGGACGTCGGCGACTTCGTGCTGTTCATCGGGCTGCTGCCGCGCCTGACCGGCAGCATGGGCTTCTTCGGGGACGCCATCGCCCGGCACCGCCGCACCGGCGTGAGTTACGACCGCATGACCCGCCTGCTGCAGGACGCGCCGGACACCACCATCGTGGCGCACCACGACGTGCACCTGCAGGCCGACCCGCCACCTGCCCCGGCGGCACCGGCGGCCGTCCCCCTGCAGGAACTGCGCGTGGAGGGCCTCACGGCGCTGCACCCGGGTGGACTGGGTGTTCATGACGCCAGTTTCCACGTGCGCCGCGGTGAGTTCGTGGTGATCACCGGCCGGATCGGCAGCGGGAAAAGTACCCTGCTGCGCGCCGTGCTGGGCCTGATTCCCTCGCAGTCAGGCTGCGTCTGCTGGAACGGCGAACGGCTGGAGGACCCCGCCACGTTCCTGGTGCCGCCCCGCACGGCCTATACGGCGCAGTTGCCGAACCTGTTCAGTGACACGCTGCGGGAGAACATCACCAGCGGCCAGACAGAAGCGCACCTGAACCGGGCCGTGCAGCTGGCCGTGCTGGAACCTGACCTGCAGGCCCTCCCGGGCGGGCTGGACACGCCGGTGGGGGCGCGCGGGGTGAAACTCAGCGGCGGGCAGATCCAGCGGGCGGCCGTGGCACGCATGCTCGCCCGGCCGGCCGACCTGCTGGTGTTTGATGACGTGTCGAGCGCGCTCGACGCCCGCACCGAGGCGCAGCTGTGGCGGGGCCTGGCGCAGACGGACGCCACGTGCCTGGTCGTCAGTCACCGCCGCGCGGCGCTGCTGCGGGCCGACCGGATTGTGCTGATGCAGGCGGGGCGCATCGTGGACGGCGGAACCCTGCCGGAACTGCTGGAACGCCACGAGGAGATGAGGGCCCTGTGGGCCGAGGAGGACGCCGGGGCCCTCGCGTAG
- a CDS encoding pseudouridine-5'-phosphate glycosidase — protein MTQHITPAVAAHLDLHPEVAAALQAGQAVVALESTIISHGMPFPQNVEMARGVEDVVRAHGAVPATIAVLGGRLKVGLTPDELHLLATDKGVEKISTRDLPVTVALGRHGATTVASTMRIAALAGIRVFATGGTGGVHRGADRSMDVSADLLELARTDVCVVSAGVKSILDIGLTLEVLETHGVPAITLGETEFPAFYSRQSGFRAPLTVQTPDEAARVLKAKWDLGLSGGVMLANPIPADAEIPAGDITPHIEQALRDMDALGLTGKDTTPYLLGRIVEITGGRSLEANIALVRHNAMVAAQVAVTYAQLN, from the coding sequence ATGACACAGCACATCACCCCCGCCGTCGCCGCTCACCTTGACCTGCACCCGGAAGTGGCCGCGGCCCTCCAGGCCGGGCAGGCGGTCGTGGCACTCGAAAGCACCATCATCAGCCACGGCATGCCCTTCCCGCAGAACGTGGAGATGGCGCGCGGCGTGGAAGACGTCGTGCGCGCCCACGGCGCGGTCCCCGCCACCATTGCCGTGCTGGGCGGCCGCCTGAAGGTGGGCCTCACGCCGGACGAACTGCACCTGCTTGCCACGGACAAGGGCGTGGAAAAGATCAGCACCCGCGATCTGCCCGTCACGGTCGCGCTGGGCCGGCACGGGGCGACCACCGTGGCCAGCACCATGCGCATCGCCGCGCTCGCCGGGATTCGCGTGTTCGCCACCGGCGGCACCGGCGGCGTGCACCGCGGCGCAGACCGCAGCATGGACGTCAGCGCGGACCTGCTGGAACTCGCCCGCACGGACGTGTGCGTCGTGAGTGCCGGCGTGAAAAGCATCCTGGACATCGGCCTGACGCTGGAGGTGCTCGAAACGCATGGCGTGCCGGCCATCACGCTGGGCGAAACGGAATTCCCGGCGTTCTACTCCCGTCAGAGTGGCTTCCGTGCTCCGCTGACCGTGCAGACCCCGGACGAAGCCGCGCGCGTCCTGAAGGCGAAATGGGACCTGGGCCTGTCCGGCGGCGTGATGCTCGCCAATCCGATTCCCGCGGACGCCGAAATCCCGGCCGGTGACATCACCCCGCACATCGAGCAGGCCCTGCGCGACATGGACGCTCTCGGCCTGACCGGCAAGGACACCACCCCGTACCTGCTCGGCCGCATCGTGGAGATCACCGGCGGACGCAGCCTGGAGGCGAACATCGCA
- a CDS encoding GGDEF domain-containing protein has protein sequence MTFSTTDAQRQIARYRSLVQVTAALARHVRTEELLRTMHVQVQALFASPVTLLARLTPGGGWTCQTLESHHAFEQWLGPREDGLLERVLAGRLRLENNLPEYLARERLTVVRVHYRADLPHTLSWMGVPLHVSGEVAGVLSVQSYELNAFTPEDLEFLDLLAVHLGIALENAALHERLALEASTDPLTGLLNRRQFTLRAEAALRAPGPQALAVLDVQDFKAINDEWGHGVGDAVLRGVADVLLDLTATRGEAFRLGGDEFALLLPGPLAEATARVRDALAGVAGRVWPVAPFLNVGLAAADRGEALSEWVRRADSRMYAAKRRRLHLLEGEET, from the coding sequence GTGACCTTTTCCACCACCGATGCGCAGCGGCAGATTGCCCGCTACCGTTCCCTCGTTCAGGTGACGGCCGCGCTCGCCCGTCATGTGCGGACCGAGGAGCTTCTGCGCACCATGCATGTGCAGGTGCAGGCGCTGTTCGCCTCGCCGGTCACGCTGCTCGCGCGCCTGACGCCCGGCGGCGGCTGGACCTGCCAGACGCTGGAAAGTCACCACGCCTTCGAGCAGTGGCTGGGCCCCCGGGAGGACGGTCTGCTGGAGCGCGTGCTGGCCGGGCGGCTGCGGCTCGAGAACAACCTGCCCGAGTACCTGGCGCGCGAGCGGCTCACGGTGGTGCGCGTGCACTACCGCGCGGACCTGCCGCATACCCTCTCGTGGATGGGCGTGCCGCTGCACGTGTCGGGCGAGGTGGCGGGCGTGCTGTCCGTGCAGAGTTACGAACTGAACGCCTTCACGCCCGAGGACCTGGAGTTCCTGGACCTGCTGGCGGTGCACCTGGGCATCGCGCTGGAGAACGCGGCGCTGCACGAGCGGCTGGCACTGGAGGCCAGCACCGACCCGCTGACGGGCCTCCTGAACCGCCGGCAGTTCACGCTGCGCGCTGAGGCGGCGCTGCGCGCGCCGGGCCCGCAGGCACTGGCGGTGCTGGACGTGCAGGATTTCAAGGCCATCAACGACGAGTGGGGGCACGGCGTGGGCGACGCGGTGCTGCGCGGCGTGGCGGACGTGCTGCTGGACCTGACTGCCACCCGCGGCGAGGCGTTCCGGCTGGGCGGCGACGAGTTTGCGCTGCTGCTGCCCGGCCCGCTGGCGGAGGCCACGGCGCGCGTGCGGGATGCGCTGGCGGGCGTGGCGGGGCGGGTATGGCCGGTGGCGCCGTTCCTGAACGTGGGTCTGGCGGCTGCGGACCGCGGGGAAGCCCTGAGCGAGTGGGTGCGCCGGGCCGACTCGCGGATGTACGCCGCAAAACGCCGCCGCCTGCACCTGCTTGAAGGTGAGGAAACGTGA